The proteins below are encoded in one region of Triticum aestivum cultivar Chinese Spring chromosome 1B, IWGSC CS RefSeq v2.1, whole genome shotgun sequence:
- the LOC123140750 gene encoding ABC transporter A family member 2 isoform X1: MELLSGPALAWQQYRSLLRKNAALAWRHRRSSALQLLSSLLFIFLIFCIDRAVRSRFSYTTAYQNVRDPKALVAPPIPPCEDKFFVKTPCYDFLWSGGTSARVPALVDAIRRNNPGRPIPAEKVLGFTTPDEVDAWLFANPMRCPGALHFQDINATQMSYGIQTNSTPVARRGTYEDPTFKFQIPLQVAAEREMARLILGDPNFSWTVGFKEFAHPATETFSTIAQAGPTFFLAIAMFGFVFQISALVTEKELKLRQAMSIMGLYESAYWLSWLTWEALLTLISALFTVLFGMMFQFDFFLNNSFGILFILFFLFQLNMLGFAFMISTFVAKAASATTVGFAIFIIGFLTQLVTTFGFPYSNTYEAYYRTIWSFFPPNVFAQALNILGKATATPEDKGISWNQRKTCQSFETDCVITVDDIYIWLISTFFLWFILAIYFDNIIPNVNGVRKSVFYFLTPSYWTGKGGKMREGGLCSCFGSNRPADDASPTDEDVLTEENLVKEQAAGNEVDPGVAVQIRGLRKTYPGSFNMGCCKCRTTKPFHSVKGLWVNLEKDQLFCLLGPNGAGKTTTISCLTGITPITGGDALIYGHSVRSTAGMSNIRRMIGVCPQFDILWDALTAKEHMELFASIKGLPSSTIKSVAEQSLAQVKLSQAANVRAGSYSGGMKRRLSVAIALIGDPKLVFLDEPTTGMDPITRRHVWDIIEEAKKGRAIVLTTHSMEEADILSDRIAIMAKGRLRCIGTSIRLKSKFGTGYIANVNFSGNGHTQSPNINGDAEAPVNPNIESVKSFFKERLDVDPKEESRTFLTFVIPHEKEPLLTRFFGELQDREREFGISDIQLGLTTLEEVFLNIAKQAELESSTAEGTLVTLNLSSGASIQIPKGARFVGIPGTETEEHPRGVMVEVFWDQDDNGMLCVSGHSDETPVPANVELTRPPSLSRRASVGRGGPVGYVIDENQVPTTR; this comes from the exons ATGGAGCTCCTGAGCGGCCCGGCGCTGGCGTGGCAGCAGTACCGCTCGCTGCTCCGCAAGAACGCGGCGCTCGCCTGGCGCCACCGGCGCTCGTCGGCGCTGCAGCtgctctcctccctcctcttcatcttcctcatcttcTGCATCGACCGCGCCGTCCGCTCCCGCTTCTCCTACACCACCGCCTACCAGAACGTGCGCGACCCCAAGGCGCTCGTCGCGCCGCCCATCCCGCCCTGCGAGGACAAGTTCTTCGTCAAGACCCCCTGCTACGACTTCCTCTGGAGCGGCGGCACAAGCGCCCGCGTCCCCGCGCTCGTCGACGCCATCCGCAGGAACAACCCCGGCCGCCCGATCCCCGCCGAGAAG GTCTTAGGTTTTACGACTCCGGATGAAGTTGATGCTTGGCTATTTGCAAACCCGATGCGCTGCCCTGGCGCTTTGCATTTTCAAGATATAAATGCCACCCAGATGTCGTATGGTATTCAGACAAACTCCACTCCAGTAGCTCGAAGAGGAACGTATGAGGACCCCACCTTCAAGTTCCAGATACCGCTTCAAGTTGCAGCTGAGAGAGAAATGGCAAGGTTGATTCTTGGAG ATCCCAATTTTAGCTGGACTGTGGGATTCAAAGAATTTGCTCACCCAGCAACTGAAACCTTCTCTACGATTGCCCAAGCAGGGCCAACTTTCTTCCTTGCCATTGCAATGTTTGGATTTGTTTTCCAAATCAGTGCCTTGGTTACAGAGAAAGAACTTAAGCTTCGTCAG GCTATGTCTATCATGGGGCTCTATGAATCGGCTTATTGGTTATCATGGCTTACCTGGGAGGCCTTGCTTACATTAATTTCAGCACTTTTCACGGTGCTCTTTGGGATGATGTTCCAGTTTGACTTCTTCCTGAACAATAGCTTTGGAATCTTATTCATCCTATTCTTCCTCTTCCAACTGAACATG CTTGGTTTTGCTTTCATGATATCCACATTTGTGGCAAAAGCAGCATCAGCTACTACGGTTGGATTTGCAATATTCATCATTGGGTTCTTGACACAG CTTGTTACAACCTTCGGGTTCCCATATTCAAATACCTATGAGGCGTACTACCGGACAATATGGTCCTTCTTTCCTCCTAATGTTTTTGCCCAAGCCCTCAATATTCTAGGTAAGGCAACAGCAACTCCAGAAGACAAAGGTATTAGCTGGAATCAGCGTAAAACGTGCCAATCCTTTGAGACGGACTGCGTCATTACAGTA GATGACATCTACATATGGCTCATCTCCACATTTTTCTTGTGGTTTATCCTGGCGATCTACTTCGACAACATAATTCCAAATGTCAATGGTGTTAGAAAGTCAGTGTTTTACTTTCTGACGCCTTCATACTGGACAGGGAAAGGAGGCAAGATGAGAG AGGGAGGCCTTTGTAGCTGTTTTGGTTCGAACCGGCCGGCTGATGATGCTAGCCCTACTGATGAGGATGTTCTTACTGAGGAAAATCTAGTAAAAGAACAAGCTGCAGGCAATGAGGTAGATCCTGGTGTTGCGGTTCAAATACGTGGCTTGCGGAAAACATATCCAGGAAGTTTTAATATGGGTTGCTGCAAGTGCAGAACAACTAAGCCATTCCATTCTGTCAAA GGCTTATGGGTGAACCTTGAGAAGGACCAGCTATTTTGTCTTCTTGGCCCAAATGGAGCTGGTAAAACAACTACAATCAGTTGCCTGACTGGTATCACACCAATTACTGGCGGCGATG CTTTGATTTATGGTCATTCCGTTCGAAGCACTGCGGGCATGTCTAATATTCGCAGAATGATTGGAGTCTGTCCGCAG TTTGACATCCTCTGGGATGCATTGACGGCTAAGGAGCACATGGAGTTGTTTGCCAGCATCAAGGGGTTGCCATCATCAACAATCAAGTCG GTAGCAGAACAGTCACTAGCCCAAGTGAAGCTCAGCCAGGCAGCTAATGTTAGAGCAGGTAGCTACAGTGGTGGAATGAAACGGCGGTTAAGTGTTGCGATTGCTCTAATTGGTGACCCAAAATTGGTGTTTCTTGATGAGCCG ACAACTGGCATGGATCCAATAACAAGGAGGCATGTCTGGGACATCATCGAGGAGGCAAAGAAGGGAAGAGCTATTGTATTGACCACACATTCAATGGAAGAAGCTGACATCTTAAGTGACCGAATCGCTATCATGGCAAAGGGGAGATTGCGGTGTATCGGCACTTCGATAAGGCTGAAGTCGAAATTTGGAACTGGGTATATCGCTAATGTGAATTTCTCGGGGAATGGTCACACACAGAGCCCTAACATCAATGGTGATGCAGAGGCCCCAGTTAATCCTAACATAGAATCTGTCAAATCATTCTTCAAGGAA AGGCTTGATGTGGACCCGAAAGAGGAAAGCAGGACATTCTTAACGTTTGTCATCCCCCATGAGAAAGAACCACTTCTGACG AGGTTCTTCGGGGAACTCCAAGACAGGGAAAGGGAATTCGGGATATCAGACATTCAGCTTGGTCTTACGACACTTGAAGAAGTCTTCCTGAACATTGCAAAGCAAGCTGAGTTGGAGAGCTCTACCGCCGAAGGGACACTAGTGACTCTTAACCTGTCATCCGGAGCATCAATTCAG ATACCGAAGGGGGCGCGTTTCGTGGGCATTCCTGGAACCGAGACGGAGGAGCATCCGAGAGGAGTCATGGTGGAGGTGTTCTGGGACCAGGATGACAACGGAATGCTCTGCGTCTCTGGTCACTCTGACGAAACCCCTGTGCCGGCAAACGTGGAGCTGACAAGGCCTCCTTCGCTTTCGCGCAGGGCGTCAGTCGGCCGCGGAGGCCCTGTGGGGTACGTCATTGACGAAAACCAGGTCCCAACAACAAGATGA
- the LOC123140750 gene encoding ABC transporter A family member 2 isoform X2, with protein MELLSGPALAWQQYRSLLRKNAALAWRHRRSSALQLLSSLLFIFLIFCIDRAVRSRFSYTTAYQNVRDPKALVAPPIPPCEDKFFVKTPCYDFLWSGGTSARVPALVDAIRRNNPGRPIPAEKVLGFTTPDEVDAWLFANPMRCPGALHFQDINATQMSYGIQTNSTPVARRGTYEDPTFKFQIPLQVAAEREMARLILGDPNFSWTVGFKEFAHPATETFSTIAQAGPTFFLAIAMFGFVFQISALVTEKELKLRQAMSIMGLYESAYWLSWLTWEALLTLISALFTVLFGMMFQFDFFLNNSFGILFILFFLFQLNMLGFAFMISTFVAKAASATTVGFAIFIIGFLTQLVTTFGFPYSNTYEAYYRTIWSFFPPNVFAQALNILGKATATPEDKGISWNQRKTCQSFETDCVITVDDIYIWLISTFFLWFILAIYFDNIIPNVNGVRKSVFYFLTPSYWTGKGEGGLCSCFGSNRPADDASPTDEDVLTEENLVKEQAAGNEVDPGVAVQIRGLRKTYPGSFNMGCCKCRTTKPFHSVKGLWVNLEKDQLFCLLGPNGAGKTTTISCLTGITPITGGDALIYGHSVRSTAGMSNIRRMIGVCPQFDILWDALTAKEHMELFASIKGLPSSTIKSVAEQSLAQVKLSQAANVRAGSYSGGMKRRLSVAIALIGDPKLVFLDEPTTGMDPITRRHVWDIIEEAKKGRAIVLTTHSMEEADILSDRIAIMAKGRLRCIGTSIRLKSKFGTGYIANVNFSGNGHTQSPNINGDAEAPVNPNIESVKSFFKERLDVDPKEESRTFLTFVIPHEKEPLLTRFFGELQDREREFGISDIQLGLTTLEEVFLNIAKQAELESSTAEGTLVTLNLSSGASIQIPKGARFVGIPGTETEEHPRGVMVEVFWDQDDNGMLCVSGHSDETPVPANVELTRPPSLSRRASVGRGGPVGYVIDENQVPTTR; from the exons ATGGAGCTCCTGAGCGGCCCGGCGCTGGCGTGGCAGCAGTACCGCTCGCTGCTCCGCAAGAACGCGGCGCTCGCCTGGCGCCACCGGCGCTCGTCGGCGCTGCAGCtgctctcctccctcctcttcatcttcctcatcttcTGCATCGACCGCGCCGTCCGCTCCCGCTTCTCCTACACCACCGCCTACCAGAACGTGCGCGACCCCAAGGCGCTCGTCGCGCCGCCCATCCCGCCCTGCGAGGACAAGTTCTTCGTCAAGACCCCCTGCTACGACTTCCTCTGGAGCGGCGGCACAAGCGCCCGCGTCCCCGCGCTCGTCGACGCCATCCGCAGGAACAACCCCGGCCGCCCGATCCCCGCCGAGAAG GTCTTAGGTTTTACGACTCCGGATGAAGTTGATGCTTGGCTATTTGCAAACCCGATGCGCTGCCCTGGCGCTTTGCATTTTCAAGATATAAATGCCACCCAGATGTCGTATGGTATTCAGACAAACTCCACTCCAGTAGCTCGAAGAGGAACGTATGAGGACCCCACCTTCAAGTTCCAGATACCGCTTCAAGTTGCAGCTGAGAGAGAAATGGCAAGGTTGATTCTTGGAG ATCCCAATTTTAGCTGGACTGTGGGATTCAAAGAATTTGCTCACCCAGCAACTGAAACCTTCTCTACGATTGCCCAAGCAGGGCCAACTTTCTTCCTTGCCATTGCAATGTTTGGATTTGTTTTCCAAATCAGTGCCTTGGTTACAGAGAAAGAACTTAAGCTTCGTCAG GCTATGTCTATCATGGGGCTCTATGAATCGGCTTATTGGTTATCATGGCTTACCTGGGAGGCCTTGCTTACATTAATTTCAGCACTTTTCACGGTGCTCTTTGGGATGATGTTCCAGTTTGACTTCTTCCTGAACAATAGCTTTGGAATCTTATTCATCCTATTCTTCCTCTTCCAACTGAACATG CTTGGTTTTGCTTTCATGATATCCACATTTGTGGCAAAAGCAGCATCAGCTACTACGGTTGGATTTGCAATATTCATCATTGGGTTCTTGACACAG CTTGTTACAACCTTCGGGTTCCCATATTCAAATACCTATGAGGCGTACTACCGGACAATATGGTCCTTCTTTCCTCCTAATGTTTTTGCCCAAGCCCTCAATATTCTAGGTAAGGCAACAGCAACTCCAGAAGACAAAGGTATTAGCTGGAATCAGCGTAAAACGTGCCAATCCTTTGAGACGGACTGCGTCATTACAGTA GATGACATCTACATATGGCTCATCTCCACATTTTTCTTGTGGTTTATCCTGGCGATCTACTTCGACAACATAATTCCAAATGTCAATGGTGTTAGAAAGTCAGTGTTTTACTTTCTGACGCCTTCATACTGGACAGGGAAAGGAG AGGGAGGCCTTTGTAGCTGTTTTGGTTCGAACCGGCCGGCTGATGATGCTAGCCCTACTGATGAGGATGTTCTTACTGAGGAAAATCTAGTAAAAGAACAAGCTGCAGGCAATGAGGTAGATCCTGGTGTTGCGGTTCAAATACGTGGCTTGCGGAAAACATATCCAGGAAGTTTTAATATGGGTTGCTGCAAGTGCAGAACAACTAAGCCATTCCATTCTGTCAAA GGCTTATGGGTGAACCTTGAGAAGGACCAGCTATTTTGTCTTCTTGGCCCAAATGGAGCTGGTAAAACAACTACAATCAGTTGCCTGACTGGTATCACACCAATTACTGGCGGCGATG CTTTGATTTATGGTCATTCCGTTCGAAGCACTGCGGGCATGTCTAATATTCGCAGAATGATTGGAGTCTGTCCGCAG TTTGACATCCTCTGGGATGCATTGACGGCTAAGGAGCACATGGAGTTGTTTGCCAGCATCAAGGGGTTGCCATCATCAACAATCAAGTCG GTAGCAGAACAGTCACTAGCCCAAGTGAAGCTCAGCCAGGCAGCTAATGTTAGAGCAGGTAGCTACAGTGGTGGAATGAAACGGCGGTTAAGTGTTGCGATTGCTCTAATTGGTGACCCAAAATTGGTGTTTCTTGATGAGCCG ACAACTGGCATGGATCCAATAACAAGGAGGCATGTCTGGGACATCATCGAGGAGGCAAAGAAGGGAAGAGCTATTGTATTGACCACACATTCAATGGAAGAAGCTGACATCTTAAGTGACCGAATCGCTATCATGGCAAAGGGGAGATTGCGGTGTATCGGCACTTCGATAAGGCTGAAGTCGAAATTTGGAACTGGGTATATCGCTAATGTGAATTTCTCGGGGAATGGTCACACACAGAGCCCTAACATCAATGGTGATGCAGAGGCCCCAGTTAATCCTAACATAGAATCTGTCAAATCATTCTTCAAGGAA AGGCTTGATGTGGACCCGAAAGAGGAAAGCAGGACATTCTTAACGTTTGTCATCCCCCATGAGAAAGAACCACTTCTGACG AGGTTCTTCGGGGAACTCCAAGACAGGGAAAGGGAATTCGGGATATCAGACATTCAGCTTGGTCTTACGACACTTGAAGAAGTCTTCCTGAACATTGCAAAGCAAGCTGAGTTGGAGAGCTCTACCGCCGAAGGGACACTAGTGACTCTTAACCTGTCATCCGGAGCATCAATTCAG ATACCGAAGGGGGCGCGTTTCGTGGGCATTCCTGGAACCGAGACGGAGGAGCATCCGAGAGGAGTCATGGTGGAGGTGTTCTGGGACCAGGATGACAACGGAATGCTCTGCGTCTCTGGTCACTCTGACGAAACCCCTGTGCCGGCAAACGTGGAGCTGACAAGGCCTCCTTCGCTTTCGCGCAGGGCGTCAGTCGGCCGCGGAGGCCCTGTGGGGTACGTCATTGACGAAAACCAGGTCCCAACAACAAGATGA